One part of the Streptomyces lydicus genome encodes these proteins:
- a CDS encoding ribonuclease H family protein produces MIPTMAERVIAACDGASKGNPGPAGWAWVLADAQETVVRWEAGPLGTATNNVAELTALEKLLAATDPVVPIEIRMDSQYAMKAVTTWLPGWKRKGWKTAAGKPVANQDLVMRIDELLTGREVEFRYVPAHQVDGDRLNDFADRAASQAALRQEAAGSALGSPEPPAAPDTARPAGSRRGAAGASAGSASSAQRRTAKGTSRAGSANGSTRTLKAKFPGRCRCGRSYGAGEPIAKNPDGWGHPDCRSGAGAGAEQ; encoded by the coding sequence ATGATCCCGACCATGGCTGAACGCGTGATCGCCGCATGTGACGGTGCATCGAAGGGAAACCCCGGTCCCGCGGGCTGGGCGTGGGTGCTCGCCGACGCCCAGGAGACGGTCGTCCGCTGGGAGGCCGGCCCGCTCGGCACCGCGACGAACAACGTCGCCGAGCTCACCGCGCTGGAGAAGCTGCTGGCGGCCACCGACCCGGTCGTGCCGATCGAGATCCGGATGGACTCCCAGTACGCCATGAAGGCCGTCACGACCTGGCTGCCCGGCTGGAAGCGCAAGGGCTGGAAGACCGCCGCGGGCAAGCCGGTCGCCAACCAGGACCTCGTCATGCGCATCGACGAGCTGCTCACGGGCCGGGAGGTGGAGTTCCGCTACGTCCCCGCGCATCAGGTGGACGGCGACCGGCTCAACGACTTCGCCGACCGGGCCGCGAGCCAGGCGGCGCTGCGGCAGGAGGCCGCCGGCAGCGCCCTCGGTTCCCCGGAGCCGCCGGCCGCGCCGGACACCGCGCGGCCCGCCGGCAGCCGTCGCGGCGCCGCCGGCGCGAGCGCGGGCTCCGCGTCCTCGGCGCAGCGGCGCACCGCGAAGGGAACCTCGCGGGCGGGTTCGGCGAACGGCTCCACGCGGACCCTCAAGGCCAAGTTCCCCGGCCGGTGCCGCTGCGGGCGCTCCTACGGCGCGGGCGAGCCGATCGCCAAGAACCCGGACGGCTGGGGCCACCCGGACTGCCGCTCCGGAGCGGGTGCGGGCGCCGAGCAGTAG
- a CDS encoding VOC family protein, translating to MSSIKQFQVTFDCAEPERVARFWCEVLGYVVSPPPAGFATWDAFDRSRPAEDRGSWFACSDPSGVGPRLFFQRVPEGKVVKNRVHLDVRVGTGLVGEERLATLEAECTRLVALGAVRVQLLYDGHDACIVMQDIEGNEFCLD from the coding sequence ATGTCATCGATCAAGCAGTTCCAGGTCACCTTCGACTGCGCAGAACCTGAGCGCGTCGCTCGTTTCTGGTGCGAGGTGTTGGGGTACGTCGTATCGCCGCCGCCGGCAGGATTCGCCACTTGGGACGCTTTCGATCGCTCCCGGCCTGCTGAGGACCGGGGTTCATGGTTCGCCTGCAGTGATCCCTCAGGTGTGGGACCGCGACTGTTCTTCCAGCGGGTGCCCGAAGGGAAGGTCGTCAAGAATCGGGTGCATCTCGACGTGCGGGTCGGCACCGGGCTCGTGGGTGAGGAGCGCCTGGCCACGCTCGAAGCCGAGTGCACACGACTGGTCGCGCTCGGCGCGGTGCGCGTGCAACTGCTGTACGACGGCCACGATGCGTGCATCGTGATGCAGGACATCGAGGGCAACGAGTTCTGCCTCGACTGA
- the rho gene encoding transcription termination factor Rho — protein MTTMTLENDSPTATAVAPGAVGAPPASRTVSGVLDLANAGQGGGLLRAQGCLASPEDVRVSAALVRQYGLRKGDLVVGECARPRTLTHIASVNGRAPEAARGRRHFRDLTPLHPRERLRMESPNGGLTPRLVDLVTPIGKGQRGLIVAPPKTGKTVLLQQLAGAIAENHPECRVMVVLIDERPEEVTDMRRRVRGEVLAATFDRPAKEHIALADLAVERAKRLVEQGQDVVILLDSLTRLCRAHNNAAGADGRGRTLSGGVDAAALYGPKRLFGAARLAEEGGSLTILATALVETGSRADDYFFEELKSTGNMELRLDRVLAGKRLYPAVNVTTSGTRREELLCSPAELTATRRLRRALHGGDGSANLEALLEKMRRTPDNATFLRQCQ, from the coding sequence ATGACCACCATGACCCTCGAAAACGACAGCCCGACCGCAACGGCCGTGGCCCCAGGCGCTGTTGGCGCGCCCCCTGCCTCCCGCACCGTCTCCGGCGTGCTGGATCTCGCGAACGCCGGCCAGGGAGGAGGACTGCTGCGGGCACAGGGGTGCCTCGCGTCGCCGGAAGACGTCCGGGTGTCCGCCGCGCTGGTCCGGCAATACGGCCTGCGAAAAGGCGATCTCGTCGTCGGGGAGTGCGCACGGCCCCGTACCCTCACCCATATCGCCTCGGTCAACGGCCGGGCGCCGGAAGCAGCTCGTGGCCGACGGCATTTCCGCGACCTCACGCCGCTGCATCCGCGCGAGCGGCTGCGCATGGAATCCCCCAACGGCGGGCTGACGCCGCGGCTCGTCGACCTGGTCACCCCCATCGGCAAGGGGCAGCGAGGACTGATCGTCGCCCCGCCCAAGACGGGAAAGACGGTGCTGTTGCAGCAACTCGCCGGGGCCATCGCCGAGAACCATCCGGAATGCAGGGTGATGGTGGTGCTGATCGACGAACGCCCGGAAGAAGTCACGGATATGCGCCGGCGCGTACGCGGCGAGGTGCTGGCCGCCACGTTCGACCGGCCGGCGAAGGAACACATCGCGCTGGCCGACCTGGCCGTGGAACGGGCGAAAAGGCTCGTCGAGCAGGGCCAGGACGTGGTCATCCTGCTCGACTCCCTGACCCGGCTGTGCCGGGCGCACAACAACGCCGCGGGGGCGGACGGCCGCGGCCGGACCCTCAGCGGCGGTGTGGACGCCGCCGCGCTGTACGGCCCCAAGCGGCTCTTCGGCGCGGCGCGTCTCGCGGAGGAGGGCGGCTCGCTGACCATCCTCGCCACGGCCCTGGTCGAGACCGGCTCCCGGGCCGACGACTACTTCTTCGAGGAATTGAAGAGCACCGGCAACATGGAGCTGCGCCTCGACCGCGTGCTCGCGGGCAAGCGGCTCTACCCGGCGGTCAATGTCACGACATCCGGCACCCGTCGCGAGGAACTGCTCTGCTCACCGGCCGAGTTGACCGCCACGCGCCGGCTACGGCGCGCTCTGCACGGCGGTGACGGCTCGGCCAACCTGGAAGCGCTGCTGGAGAAGATGCGGCGCACGCCGGACAACGCGACGTTCCTGCGGCAGTGTCAGTAG
- a CDS encoding SRPBCC family protein: MTVRAREWDVTESLEVRRPPAAVYTALADSRRMAEWSPEVWRVWSRGDRFVGFNRRALWVWFTVCRVVVADPGREYAFDVTSFGLPVARWGYRLTPTPRGTQVTEYWVDHRRHGWRRHLAELLGLLFTGTPAVRRAARNRAGMRQTLRRLAATCEAAD, encoded by the coding sequence ATGACCGTACGTGCGCGGGAGTGGGACGTGACGGAATCCCTGGAGGTGCGCCGCCCGCCGGCCGCCGTGTACACGGCGCTGGCGGACAGCCGGCGGATGGCGGAGTGGAGCCCCGAGGTCTGGCGGGTGTGGTCCCGCGGTGATCGCTTCGTGGGCTTCAACCGCAGGGCCCTGTGGGTCTGGTTCACCGTCTGCCGCGTCGTCGTCGCCGACCCCGGCCGGGAGTACGCCTTCGACGTCACCTCGTTCGGCCTGCCGGTGGCGCGTTGGGGGTACCGGCTGACGCCGACCCCGCGCGGCACGCAGGTCACCGAATACTGGGTCGACCACCGGCGCCACGGCTGGCGCCGTCACCTCGCCGAGCTGCTGGGCCTGCTGTTCACCGGCACCCCGGCCGTGCGGCGCGCCGCACGGAACCGCGCCGGTATGCGGCAGACCCTGCGACGCCTGGCCGCGACCTGCGAGGCGGCGGACTGA
- a CDS encoding CatB-related O-acetyltransferase, whose protein sequence is MAALPADPHVLHPMPEQPRVVLLKPLVTSPLIEVGEFTYYDDPDDPTAFETRNVLYHYGPERLVIGKFCALGEGVRFLMNGANHRMDGPSTFPFPIMGGSWSEHFDLITGLPGRGDTVVGHDVWFGYRATVMPGVRIGHGAVIASGSVVVDDVPDYGIVGGNPARLIRRRYSDEDIARLLAVAWWDWPAEHLTAHLRTVMSGSIDDLEAAAPARH, encoded by the coding sequence ATGGCCGCACTCCCCGCCGACCCCCATGTGCTGCACCCGATGCCCGAACAGCCGCGCGTGGTCCTGTTGAAGCCGCTGGTCACCTCGCCGCTGATCGAGGTCGGCGAGTTCACCTACTACGACGATCCGGACGACCCGACCGCCTTCGAGACCCGGAACGTGCTGTACCACTACGGCCCGGAAAGGCTGGTCATCGGCAAGTTCTGCGCACTGGGCGAGGGCGTCCGGTTCCTCATGAACGGCGCCAATCACCGCATGGACGGCCCCTCCACCTTTCCCTTCCCGATCATGGGCGGGTCGTGGTCGGAGCACTTCGACCTGATCACCGGCCTGCCCGGCCGCGGCGACACCGTGGTCGGGCACGACGTCTGGTTCGGCTACCGCGCCACGGTGATGCCGGGCGTGCGCATCGGCCACGGCGCGGTCATCGCCTCCGGCTCGGTGGTCGTCGACGACGTACCGGACTACGGCATCGTCGGCGGCAACCCGGCGCGCCTCATCCGCCGCCGCTACAGCGACGAGGACATCGCCCGCCTCCTGGCCGTCGCCTGGTGGGACTGGCCGGCCGAGCACCTCACCGCACACCTCCGGACGGTGATGTCCGGCAGCATCGACGACCTGGAGGCCGCCGCCCCGGCACGGCACTGA
- a CDS encoding oxidoreductase gives MTSCAVPAAAAGTWTLGDLKVNRVGFGAMRLTGRAAFDPGAHSDRGRAIEVLRRAIELGVNHIDTAAFYFSRLRSANELINSALAPYADDLVIATKIGPARDAGGEWATPARPDQLRGQVEENLRQLGRDHLDLVNLRVMGEDSVSEHFGALAELRDAGLVRHLGISAARPEHLAQAQEIAPVVCVQNRYGIDARGGDGMLRACAAHGIAFVPFFSLAGEGREAGAVRAEHDEVRAVARAHGVSTAQVRLAWVLQQGAHVLAIPGTGDPEHLADSVAAAALRLTEEELRLLDSIGRPAS, from the coding sequence ATGACGTCGTGCGCGGTCCCTGCGGCAGCCGCCGGCACCTGGACGCTCGGTGACCTCAAGGTCAACCGCGTCGGCTTCGGCGCCATGCGCCTGACCGGCAGGGCAGCCTTCGACCCGGGCGCCCACAGCGACCGTGGCCGGGCAATCGAAGTACTGCGCCGCGCGATTGAACTCGGTGTCAACCACATCGACACCGCGGCCTTCTACTTCTCCCGGCTGCGCTCCGCCAACGAGCTGATCAACTCGGCGCTGGCCCCGTATGCGGACGACCTCGTCATCGCCACCAAGATCGGCCCGGCGCGGGACGCCGGCGGTGAGTGGGCCACGCCGGCTCGGCCGGACCAGCTGCGCGGGCAGGTGGAGGAGAACCTTCGCCAACTCGGGCGCGATCACCTCGACCTGGTCAACCTGCGCGTCATGGGCGAGGACTCCGTCAGCGAGCACTTCGGTGCTCTCGCCGAGCTGCGTGACGCCGGACTCGTCCGCCACCTCGGTATCTCCGCCGCGCGCCCCGAACACCTGGCCCAGGCCCAGGAGATCGCGCCCGTGGTCTGCGTCCAGAACCGCTACGGCATCGACGCGCGCGGCGGGGACGGGATGCTCCGGGCCTGCGCGGCGCACGGCATCGCGTTCGTGCCGTTCTTCTCCCTCGCCGGGGAGGGACGCGAAGCCGGAGCCGTCCGCGCCGAGCACGACGAGGTCCGCGCCGTGGCCCGGGCGCACGGCGTCTCCACCGCGCAGGTCCGTCTGGCCTGGGTCCTGCAGCAGGGGGCGCATGTGCTGGCCATCCCCGGGACGGGCGACCCGGAACACCTCGCGGACAGTGTGGCGGCGGCAGCACTCCGACTCACGGAGGAAGAACTCCGACTGCTCGATTCGATCGGCCGGCCGGCATCCTGA
- a CDS encoding tetratricopeptide repeat protein, whose amino-acid sequence MTTDRHGHLMTDTGAEALAHYEQALDDLLFFRPHVMESTRAALDAAPRSTAVQSLAAYLGVLGTEEKDAAAARDAFAGFRAGLDTGKLTPRERMHLAAATAWLDGDLHGAGNILGELSVAFPRDVLALFAGHQHDFLTGDAQRLRDRIGGALDAWDEADPHQGPLLGMYAFGLEESGHYERAEEVGLAALARHPRDVWGIHGVVHTYEMRGRFADGIRFLDARTDDWSSGTLLTVHNWWHYALFTLETGDTARVLDIYDAALHHDRSAGMAMELLDAAALLWRLYLAEDVRTARWARLADAWERRQDGPHYAFNDAHAVMAYVGAGRLAQAERLVGDREKWLAGQPGVSNRAMTADIGLPVCRALIAYGRQDHATAVDLLLPVRHRLHTFGGSHAQRDAIQRTLVEASLRSGRTDLARTLLSERSRLRPVCPYNWSAKARLEDQLGAPDRAAAARARAAAQSAS is encoded by the coding sequence ATGACAACTGACCGGCACGGACACCTGATGACCGACACCGGCGCCGAGGCCCTCGCCCACTACGAACAGGCCCTGGACGACCTGCTCTTCTTCCGCCCGCACGTGATGGAGTCGACGCGCGCGGCGCTCGACGCCGCGCCGCGCTCGACGGCCGTCCAGTCCCTGGCCGCCTACCTGGGTGTCCTGGGGACCGAGGAGAAGGACGCGGCGGCCGCCCGCGACGCCTTCGCCGGCTTCCGCGCCGGACTGGACACCGGGAAGCTGACCCCCCGGGAGCGGATGCACCTCGCCGCCGCGACGGCATGGCTGGACGGCGACCTGCACGGCGCCGGAAACATCCTCGGCGAGCTCTCCGTCGCGTTCCCGCGCGATGTGCTGGCGCTCTTCGCCGGGCATCAGCACGACTTCCTCACCGGCGACGCCCAGCGGCTGCGCGACCGCATCGGCGGGGCGCTGGACGCCTGGGACGAGGCGGACCCGCACCAGGGGCCGCTGCTGGGCATGTACGCGTTCGGCCTGGAGGAGTCGGGTCACTACGAGCGCGCCGAGGAGGTCGGCCTGGCGGCCCTGGCGCGGCATCCGCGCGACGTGTGGGGCATCCACGGCGTGGTGCACACCTACGAGATGCGCGGACGGTTCGCCGACGGGATCCGGTTCCTCGACGCCCGTACCGACGACTGGTCGAGCGGCACCCTGCTCACCGTCCACAACTGGTGGCACTACGCCCTCTTCACCCTGGAGACCGGCGACACCGCGCGCGTCCTGGACATCTACGACGCGGCGCTGCACCACGACCGCTCCGCCGGTATGGCGATGGAACTCCTCGACGCCGCCGCCCTGTTGTGGCGGCTGTACCTGGCGGAGGACGTCCGGACCGCCCGCTGGGCCCGGCTCGCGGACGCCTGGGAGCGCCGCCAGGACGGGCCCCACTACGCCTTCAACGACGCCCACGCGGTCATGGCGTACGTCGGTGCCGGCCGCCTCGCCCAGGCCGAGCGCCTGGTCGGGGACCGGGAGAAGTGGCTGGCCGGGCAGCCCGGCGTCAGCAACCGCGCGATGACCGCGGACATCGGCCTGCCGGTGTGCCGCGCTCTGATCGCCTACGGCAGGCAGGACCACGCAACGGCCGTCGACCTGCTGCTCCCGGTCCGCCACCGGCTGCACACCTTCGGCGGCAGCCACGCCCAGCGCGACGCGATCCAGCGGACCCTCGTCGAGGCGTCCCTGCGCTCGGGCCGCACGGACCTGGCCCGCACGCTGCTGAGCGAACGCAGCCGGCTCCGGCCCGTCTGCCCCTACAACTGGTCGGCCAAGGCCCGCCTGGAGGACCAGCTCGGTGCCCCGGACCGGGCGGCCGCCGCCCGCGCCCGCGCGGCGGCCCAGTCCGCGTCCTGA
- a CDS encoding class I SAM-dependent methyltransferase translates to MFTPQGPTFRELAVQALSSVEHGYDLLAPKFDHTPFRTPDSVLTPVTRVLRGLGPFDSGLDLCCGTGAGMGVLRQVCRERITGVDISAGMLAAGRARTEAGAGGGDRAGGPVPAHGKPGPTATPPREEWVRADARALPFGPAFDLVVSFGAFGHFLPYERPGLFAQVHSVLRPGGRFVFPIAAPSPPGSLAYGALLAFDVAMRVRNALWRPPFVMYYRVFRLGDVRAELVRAGFEVELYALPELGHRPDGSPRCRLVAATRPRSRSAPGRAGGMPPVGTGP, encoded by the coding sequence ATGTTCACACCTCAGGGCCCCACGTTCCGTGAACTCGCCGTCCAGGCACTGTCCTCCGTCGAGCACGGCTACGACCTGCTCGCGCCGAAGTTCGACCACACCCCGTTCCGGACGCCGGACTCGGTACTGACCCCCGTCACCCGGGTGCTGCGCGGGCTCGGGCCGTTCGACAGCGGTCTCGACCTGTGCTGCGGCACCGGAGCGGGCATGGGCGTGCTGCGCCAGGTGTGCCGGGAGCGGATCACCGGCGTCGACATCAGCGCGGGAATGCTCGCCGCGGGCCGCGCCCGCACCGAGGCCGGTGCGGGGGGCGGTGACCGCGCCGGTGGACCGGTGCCCGCCCACGGGAAGCCCGGACCGACGGCCACGCCGCCGCGCGAGGAGTGGGTGCGGGCCGATGCCCGGGCGCTCCCCTTCGGGCCGGCCTTCGACCTCGTCGTCAGCTTCGGCGCGTTCGGGCACTTCCTGCCGTATGAACGGCCGGGACTGTTCGCCCAGGTCCACTCGGTGCTGCGCCCCGGCGGCCGGTTCGTCTTCCCGATCGCGGCGCCCTCCCCGCCGGGCTCACTCGCGTACGGGGCGCTGCTGGCCTTCGACGTCGCGATGCGGGTCCGCAACGCCCTGTGGCGTCCGCCCTTCGTGATGTATTACCGCGTGTTCCGTCTGGGCGACGTACGCGCGGAGCTGGTGCGCGCCGGGTTCGAAGTGGAGCTGTACGCGCTGCCGGAGCTCGGCCACCGACCGGACGGGAGCCCGCGCTGCCGTCTGGTGGCGGCCACCAGGCCTCGTAGCCGGTCCGCTCCGGGGCGGGCCGGTGGGATGCCGCCCGTGGGCACGGGCCCCTGA
- a CDS encoding AIM24 family protein, with the protein MKSELFASEHMATQAAAPGMTQQNAKSIKYALDGECYARQGAMVAYRGELRFEKQGQGVGKFLKRAVTGEGLALMAVRGRGEVWFAHEAANCFIVDIEPGDGLSVNGRNVLCFDPSLSYEIKVVKGAGMAGGGLFNSVFSGQGKLGIVCEGNPIVIPVAPQAPVFVDTDAVVGWSSSLQTALHRSQSIGSMLRGGSGEAVQLRLDGEGFVIVRPSELRPEKAAGN; encoded by the coding sequence ATGAAGAGTGAGCTTTTCGCCTCCGAGCACATGGCCACGCAGGCCGCCGCCCCTGGCATGACACAGCAGAACGCCAAGTCGATCAAGTACGCGCTGGACGGGGAGTGTTACGCCCGGCAGGGTGCGATGGTCGCCTACCGCGGTGAGCTCCGGTTCGAGAAGCAGGGGCAGGGCGTCGGCAAGTTCCTCAAGCGGGCGGTCACCGGGGAGGGGCTGGCGCTGATGGCCGTACGGGGGCGCGGCGAGGTGTGGTTCGCGCACGAGGCGGCCAACTGCTTCATCGTCGACATCGAGCCGGGCGACGGCCTCTCCGTCAACGGCCGCAACGTGCTGTGCTTCGACCCGTCCCTGAGCTACGAGATCAAGGTCGTCAAGGGGGCCGGCATGGCGGGCGGCGGGCTCTTCAACTCCGTCTTCAGCGGGCAGGGGAAGCTGGGCATCGTGTGCGAGGGCAACCCCATCGTCATACCCGTGGCACCGCAGGCGCCGGTCTTCGTCGACACCGACGCCGTGGTCGGCTGGAGCAGCAGCCTGCAGACCGCGCTGCACCGTTCGCAGAGCATCGGTTCGATGCTGCGGGGCGGCTCCGGAGAGGCCGTCCAACTCCGGCTCGACGGCGAGGGGTTCGTGATCGTACGGCCGAGTGAGCTGCGTCCGGAGAAGGCCGCCGGCAACTGA
- a CDS encoding chaplin produces MAHRIKSVLVTAGACAALLGGAGLATADSGAQGAALNSPGVVSGNVVQIPVQVPVNVCGNTIDVIGLLNPTFGNACVND; encoded by the coding sequence ATGGCTCACCGGATCAAGAGTGTTCTCGTGACCGCCGGCGCCTGCGCTGCCCTCCTCGGCGGGGCCGGTCTGGCCACCGCCGACAGCGGTGCACAGGGCGCGGCGCTCAACTCGCCCGGTGTCGTGTCCGGCAACGTCGTGCAGATCCCCGTCCAGGTCCCGGTCAACGTCTGCGGCAACACCATCGACGTCATCGGGCTGCTCAACCCCACGTTCGGCAACGCCTGCGTCAACGACTGA
- a CDS encoding DoxX family protein — MKLLAERRSEADTRPHDLRAPPLATDLGLLLLRLSVGLLLAGHGAQKLFGLFGGSGLAATGKGFAALGYRPGEVYAGVAGVSETLGGLGLALGFLTPLAAAALIGVMINAMVLAVPKGLWVISGGLEYPLCIAAVALSIAAIGPGNFALDRFFRWRDGGLTCAAVALGAGGLGAAIVLLAT, encoded by the coding sequence ATGAAACTGCTCGCCGAGCGGCGGTCGGAGGCGGACACCCGGCCTCACGACCTGCGCGCTCCCCCACTCGCCACCGACCTCGGCCTGCTTCTCCTACGGCTGTCCGTAGGACTGCTCCTGGCCGGCCACGGCGCACAGAAACTCTTCGGTCTCTTCGGCGGTTCAGGGCTCGCCGCCACCGGCAAGGGATTCGCCGCCCTCGGCTACCGGCCCGGTGAGGTCTACGCCGGCGTCGCCGGTGTCTCCGAGACCCTGGGCGGTCTCGGCCTCGCCCTCGGGTTCCTCACCCCTCTCGCGGCGGCCGCGCTGATCGGCGTGATGATCAACGCGATGGTCCTCGCCGTCCCCAAGGGCCTCTGGGTGATCTCCGGCGGCCTGGAGTATCCGCTCTGCATCGCCGCCGTGGCACTCTCGATCGCCGCCATCGGGCCCGGCAACTTCGCCCTCGACCGGTTCTTCCGCTGGCGGGACGGCGGGCTGACCTGCGCGGCCGTCGCCCTCGGGGCCGGGGGCCTGGGCGCCGCGATCGTGCTGCTCGCGACCTGA
- a CDS encoding alpha/beta hydrolase family protein produces the protein MYRFVENEQFNYEILLALGSAWQQGADVGEVLAAASAVARTPSPDGESDGSDGSSGAAARWMSTWTALARSARAQAEKCAADGHRVSARQAFLRAAGYFGTALVAVDGVPDTGARLRELFAEHRACFDRFAAAADPPAERVAVPYEDRTLPGYLFGPPGGPERLPTVIVNNGSDGPISAAWTLLGAPAVARGYRALLFDGPGQQSMLFEHGVTFRPDWENVITPVVDFLTARPDVDPHRLVLAGISQAGYWVPRALAFEHRLAAAVADPGVVEVAESWWRQLGPELRALWESGDRDTFDRVLNEALAESPALAATWRWRATPYGIDSPFDLLTEVAEYTVAPVAHRITTPLLITDPEGEHFWPGASQRLYDALPGPKELVRFTEAEGAALHCEPLGRAVFEQRVFDWLDARLGPVADG, from the coding sequence ATGTACCGTTTCGTGGAGAACGAGCAGTTCAACTACGAGATCCTGCTCGCGCTGGGCTCCGCCTGGCAGCAGGGCGCGGACGTGGGAGAGGTGCTCGCCGCCGCGTCCGCCGTGGCCCGGACCCCCTCGCCGGACGGGGAATCGGACGGCTCGGACGGATCCAGCGGGGCGGCCGCACGCTGGATGTCGACCTGGACCGCGCTGGCGCGCTCGGCCCGCGCCCAGGCCGAGAAGTGTGCGGCCGACGGGCACCGGGTGAGTGCCCGGCAGGCGTTCCTGCGGGCGGCCGGGTATTTCGGCACGGCGCTGGTGGCCGTCGACGGGGTTCCCGATACCGGGGCCCGGCTGCGGGAGCTCTTCGCGGAACACCGCGCGTGCTTCGACCGGTTCGCCGCCGCGGCGGACCCGCCCGCCGAGCGGGTCGCCGTCCCGTACGAGGACCGCACGCTGCCCGGCTACCTCTTCGGGCCGCCCGGTGGCCCGGAGCGGCTGCCGACCGTGATCGTCAACAACGGCAGCGACGGACCGATCTCCGCCGCCTGGACGCTGCTCGGCGCACCGGCGGTGGCGCGGGGCTACCGCGCGCTGCTCTTCGACGGTCCCGGCCAGCAGTCGATGCTTTTCGAGCACGGGGTCACCTTCCGTCCCGACTGGGAGAACGTGATCACTCCGGTCGTGGACTTCCTGACCGCTCGCCCGGACGTCGACCCCCACCGCCTGGTGCTGGCCGGTATCAGCCAGGCCGGCTACTGGGTTCCTCGCGCGCTCGCCTTCGAGCACCGACTCGCCGCCGCCGTCGCCGATCCGGGCGTCGTCGAGGTCGCGGAGAGCTGGTGGCGGCAACTCGGCCCGGAGCTGCGCGCGTTGTGGGAATCCGGCGACCGGGACACCTTCGACCGCGTGCTGAACGAGGCCCTGGCGGAGTCGCCCGCGCTGGCCGCCACCTGGCGCTGGCGAGCCACGCCGTACGGGATCGACTCGCCCTTCGACCTGCTCACCGAGGTGGCCGAGTACACCGTGGCACCCGTGGCGCACCGGATCACCACCCCGCTGCTGATCACGGACCCCGAGGGCGAGCACTTCTGGCCCGGTGCCTCGCAGCGGCTGTACGACGCCCTGCCGGGCCCCAAGGAGCTGGTGCGGTTCACCGAGGCCGAAGGCGCCGCCCTGCACTGCGAGCCGCTGGGCCGTGCGGTGTTCGAGCAGCGGGTCTTCGACTGGCTGGACGCGCGCCTGGGCCCGGTCGCGGACGGCTGA
- a CDS encoding DinB family protein, with translation MTPSRNRPPFDADERTQLVGWLDMQRAIIQWKCEGLSEADAHRAVLPSSPRMTMAGLVSHMKWVEHLWFEVLFLGRPAVGPLFDDVTEDADMDVEGIPLPRLLDEYAAQCAVSNEIIAAHALDDVGKHPEFRSAAASLRWMLFHMIEETARHAGHTDAIRELLDGQKGYY, from the coding sequence ATGACGCCTTCTCGTAATCGCCCGCCTTTCGATGCGGATGAACGGACGCAGCTCGTGGGTTGGCTCGACATGCAGCGCGCGATCATCCAGTGGAAGTGCGAGGGACTGTCGGAAGCGGACGCGCACCGTGCCGTGCTGCCGTCCTCGCCCCGCATGACGATGGCGGGCCTGGTCTCCCACATGAAGTGGGTCGAACACCTCTGGTTCGAGGTGCTGTTTCTCGGCCGCCCCGCGGTCGGCCCGCTGTTCGACGACGTGACCGAGGACGCCGACATGGACGTCGAAGGGATCCCTCTTCCGCGGCTCCTCGACGAGTACGCGGCGCAGTGCGCGGTATCGAACGAGATCATCGCGGCGCATGCGCTGGATGACGTGGGCAAGCACCCGGAGTTCCGTTCCGCCGCCGCGTCCCTGCGGTGGATGCTGTTCCACATGATCGAGGAAACCGCCCGGCACGCCGGGCACACGGACGCCATCCGGGAACTGCTCGACGGGCAGAAGGGCTACTACTGA
- a CDS encoding alpha-ketoglutarate-dependent dioxygenase AlkB, which produces MSTHLQGSLFDQTEDIRLGPLRGLRRTTLGDGAWIDLLPGWLTGADALFLRLATEVPWQAERRQMYEHMVDVPRLLAHYGEGEALPHPVLDEARAALSAHYRAELGEPFTTAGLCYYRDGRDSVAWHGDRIGRGRHQDTMVAILSVGAPRDLLLRPRRGGSTVRRPLGHGDLIVMGGSCQRTWEHAIPKSTRAAGPRISIQFRPHGVR; this is translated from the coding sequence ATGAGCACGCATCTCCAAGGCTCGCTCTTCGACCAGACCGAGGACATCCGCCTCGGCCCGCTGCGCGGGCTGCGCAGGACCACGCTCGGCGACGGCGCCTGGATCGATCTGCTGCCCGGCTGGCTGACCGGGGCCGATGCGCTGTTCCTGCGGCTCGCCACCGAGGTCCCCTGGCAGGCCGAGCGCCGTCAGATGTACGAGCACATGGTCGACGTACCGCGGCTGCTCGCCCACTACGGCGAGGGCGAGGCGCTGCCGCACCCCGTGCTGGACGAGGCCAGGGCCGCCCTGTCCGCCCACTACCGCGCCGAGCTCGGCGAGCCGTTCACCACCGCCGGTCTGTGCTACTACCGCGACGGCCGGGACAGCGTCGCCTGGCACGGGGACCGGATCGGCCGCGGCAGGCACCAGGACACGATGGTCGCGATCCTGTCCGTGGGGGCACCCCGTGACCTGCTGCTGCGCCCGCGACGCGGCGGCAGCACCGTACGGCGGCCGCTCGGGCACGGCGACCTGATCGTGATGGGCGGCTCCTGTCAGCGGACCTGGGAGCACGCGATACCCAAGAGCACCCGGGCGGCGGGGCCCCGGATCAGCATCCAGTTCCGGCCGCACGGCGTGCGCTGA